From one Equus asinus isolate D_3611 breed Donkey chromosome 5, EquAss-T2T_v2, whole genome shotgun sequence genomic stretch:
- the CITED4 gene encoding cbp/p300-interacting transactivator 4, giving the protein MADHLMLAEGYHLVQRPPPAAPAHGPHALRTLQPYAGPGPDSGLRLRRTPLGPPPPPPSALAYGAFGPPAAFQPFPAVPPPAAGSAHLQPVAMLYPGRAPAPPGAPGGPPGLQPLPGAPAPPPPTPAHALGGMDAELIDEEALTSLELELGLHRVRELPELFLGQSEFDCFSDLGSAPPAGSVSC; this is encoded by the coding sequence ATGGCAGACCACCTGATGCTCGCCGAGGGCTACCACCTGGTGCAGAggccgccgcccgccgcgcccgcccATGGCCCTCATGCGCTCCGGACGCTGCAGCCGTACGCGGGCCCGGGCCCTGACAGCGGGTTGCGGCTGCGGCGGACTCCGCTGGGCCCGCCGCCGCCCCCACCCAGCGCCCTGGCGTACGGGGCTTTCGGGCCGCCGGCCGCCTTCCAGCCCTTTCCGGCTGtgcctccgccggccgccggcaGCGCGCACCTGCAGCCCGTGGCGATGCTGTACCCGGGCCGCGCACCTGCGCCCCCCGGCGCCCCGGGAGGGCCCCCGGGCCTGCAGCCGCTGCCCggcgccccggccccgccgccgccgacccccgcGCACGCCCTGGGCGGCATGGACGCCGAGCTCATCGACGAGGAGGCGCTGACGTCGCTGGAGCTGGAGCTCGGGTTGCACCGCGTGCGCGAGCTGCCCGAGCTCTTCCTGGGCCAGAGCGAGTTCGACTGCTTCTCGGACTTGGGGTCGGCGCCGCCCGCCGGCTCGGTGAGCTGCTGA